In a single window of the Fusarium falciforme chromosome 3, complete sequence genome:
- a CDS encoding Nuclear transport factor 2: protein MANNFEDVAKQFIEFYYNTFDSDRKSLAALYRPESMLTFESASVLGAESIIEKLSSLPFEKVKHQVSTLDAQPSNGEGGIIILITGALLVDEEQRPMNFSQSFQLARDASGQYFVYNDIFKLVFG, encoded by the exons ATGGCCAACA ACTTTGAGGATGTCGCCA AGCAGTTCATCGAGTTCTACTATAACACGTTCGATTCCGACCGCAAGTCTCTTGCTGCCCTCTAC CGCCCCGAGTCTATGCTGACTTTCGAGTCTGCTTCCGTCCTCGGTGCCGAGTCCATTATCGAGAAGTTGAGC TCCCTTCCCTTCGAGAAGGTCAAGCACCAGGTCTCGACCCTCGATGCCCAGCCCTCCAACGGTGAGGGTggtatcatcatcctcatcaccggTGCCCTCCTG GTCGACGAGGAGCAGCGCCCCATGAACTTCAGCCAGTCCTTCCAGCTGGCCCGCGATGCTTCTGGCCAGTACTTTGTCTACAACGACATCTTCAAGCTCGTCTTCGGTTAA
- a CDS encoding Beta-lactamase domain-containing protein: MAKAKNPLTEELAKFVKEKLDEWKVPGISVGVIDKDQVFTAGYGTATLPDTPATPETLWYAGSTTKAFAGAVIAQLIDSKKYPALEKGWQTTISSILREDFVLQDEWATNHLTLEDAVSHRTGMPRHDQSASRLLDDGDGGKRHATVKDVTRNLRNLRLSEEPRVKFQYCNLMYGVLSHVIETVTGKPLGEVMRELIFEPLGMTSTYLSLDDARASPKHLSAGYYWDEKTGKYVLVEDVSVIEHGGAGAIISNTEDYAKWVKCMLFEKAPFSKAVHKDIRTPRIVQSMPRDGKDVTTYALGWDRVLYHGHLMYSHGGGMMAAGSTVIWLPDDKLGLVAFGNTSITSNAVIDTVLYKLLDEKLDIAPEKRTDAAKGWRSVIDHFIQSYDKSMDNLFPKRPNPPVPSPVSVKDLAGKYYDPGYKTIELRAEPHPDKQGEDILVAERDDATWRIHMRLHHVSGTWWIMYALEMGSPNLFRECEQVEFKIGHDGKATALEVDFYSLIGNQHEGKVVFNRVKEA; the protein is encoded by the exons ATGGCTAAAGCTAAGAACCCCTTGACTGAAGAGCTTGCCAAATTCGTCAAGGAGAAGTTGGATGAGTGGAAAGTTCCTGGCATCTCGGTTGGAGTCATTGACAAAGATCAAGTGTTCACAGCG GGCTACGGCACTGCAACACTCCCAGATACACCAGCCACACCAGAAACGCTCTGGTACGCTGGGTCTACGACAAAAGCATTCGCAGGAGCCGTCATTGCGCAGCTTATCGACTCAAAGAAGTATCCTGCCCTGGAGAAGGGATGGCAGACGACCATCAGCTCTATTCTCAGAGAGGACTTTGTCCTACAGGACGAATGGGCTACGAACCACCTCACGCTCGAGGATGCGGTTTCTCATCGCACGGGGATGCCGAGGCATGACCAGTCGGCGTCGAGGCTcctggatgatggagatgggggcAAGAGACATGCTACTGTCAAGGACGTAACGCGCAACCTGAGGAACTTGCGTCTGTCTGAGGAGCCGCGCGTCAAGTTTCAGTACTGTAACTTGATGTACGGCGTCCTGTCGCATGTCATCGAGACGGTCACGGGGAAGCCCCTCGGCGAGGTGATGCGCGAGCTCATCTTTGAACCCTTGGGCATGACTTCGACATATCTCTCCCTGGATGATGCAAGAGCGAGCCCAAAACACCTCTCGGCGGGATACTACTGGGATGAAAAGACTGGCAAGTATGTTCTAGTGGAGGACGTTTCCGTGATTGAGCATGGCGGTGCGggagccatcatctccaacacgGAGGACTATGCCAAGTGGGTAAAGTGCATGCTGTTCGAGAAGGCTCCCTTTTCCAAGGCTGTCCACAAGGATATCCGCACGCCGCGCATCGTCCAGAGCATGCCCAGGGACGGGAAGGATGTGACCACGTATGCGCTGGGCTGGGATCGGGTGCTGTATCATGGCCACCTCATGTACAGCCACGGCGGAGGCATGATGGCTGCTGGGAGTACAGTCATCTGGTTGCCCGACGACAAGCTTGGACTCGTGGCGTTTGGGAATACGTCGATAACCTCCAACGCTGTCATTGACACAGTGCTGTAcaagcttcttgatgagaAGCTGGACATTGCGCCTGAGAAGCGGACGGACGCGGCCAAAGG GTGGCGTTCAGTGATTGATCATTTTATTCAAAGCTACGACAAGTCTATGGACAATCTGTTTCCCAAGAGGCCTAACCCTCCCGTCCCATCGCCGGTGAGCGTCAAAGACCTCGCAGGGAAATACTACGACCCCGGGTACAAGACGATTGAGCTACGGGCCGAGCCACACCCCGACAAGCAGGGCGAGGATATCCTCGTGGCCGAGCGCGACGACGCGACGTGGCGGATCCATATGAGGCTGCACCACGTCTCAGGCACCTGGTGGATCATGTACGCCCTGGAGATGGGCAGTCCAAACCTGTTCCGCGAGTGCGAGCAGGTCGAGTTCAAGATCGGGCACGACGGCAAGGCCACGGCGCTCGAGGTGGACTTTTACTCCCTCATTGGGAACCAGCACGAGGGCAAAGTCGTCTTCAACAGAGTGAAAGAAGCTTAG